A DNA window from Tachysurus vachellii isolate PV-2020 chromosome 20, HZAU_Pvac_v1, whole genome shotgun sequence contains the following coding sequences:
- the LOC132863280 gene encoding olfactory receptor 1E16-like yields MADNITSIHLVTPTNATFVLPSTFYITGLYNIPHAKYYYLFLCFVYIVTFLGNSFIMGTIYLARSLHTAKYIAVFNLALSDLCGSSALIPKLLDMFLFENRSISYEACLSNMFFVYCFMTLQCLTLLALAYDRLIAICYPLRYHAIITKAAMVFIIGFMWVLSISVNAVLVALITRLSFCSSTTVNSYFCDHGPIYKLACNDNTINSIMGNVCTATLLYFPLLLIIASYVCIGFALQKIAHGVEQVKAMKTCTTHLILVAMFYLPIISVYTVALTTRIDTNTRIINTALTQTIPPMLNPIIYTLKTEEVMQAIKLLYKHAR; encoded by the coding sequence ATGGCTGATAACATTACTTCCATTCATTTAGTAACACCAACAAATGCAACATTTGTTCTTCCCTCCACATTTTACATCACTGGACTTTACAATATTCCACATGCAAAGTATTATTACTTGTTTCTCTGCTTTGTGTATATTGTGACCTTTTTGGGGAATTCTTTTATAATGGGCACCATCTACCTGGCACGCAGTTTACACACAGCCAAGTATATAGCTGTCTTCAACTTGGCTCTCTCTGATTTGTGTGGAAGCTCTGCTCTTATTCCTAAGCTCCTGGACATGTTTCTTTTTGAGAATCGGAGTATATCCTATGAAGCATGTTTGTcaaacatgttttttgtttattgttttatgacCTTGCAGTGCCTTACTTTGCTTGCTTTAGCCTATGACAGACTAATTGCTATATGTTACCCTCTAAGGTATCATGCTATTATTACCAAAGCAGCAATGGTTTTTATTATTGGTTTCATGTGGGTTCTATCTATTAGTGTCAATGCTGTCCTTGTAGCTCTAATTACTAGATTGTCCTTCTGTAGCTCTACAACAGTTAACAGTTATTTCTGTGATCATGGCCCTATATACAAACTAGCCTGTAATGATAATACCATAAATTCCATAATGGGCAATGTCTGTACTGCTACCCTACTTTACTTTCCTTTATTACTAATAATTGCCTCATATGTTTGTATTGGATTTGCATTACAGAAGATTGCACATGGTGTTGAGCAAGTCAAAGCTATGAAAACCTGCACAACCCATCTTATATTAGTAGCCATGTTTTATCTACCAATAAtcagtgtttatactgtagctcTTACCACACGTATAGACACAAATACCAGGATAATTAACACTGCCCTTACACAAACTATTCCACCCATGTTAAACCCCATCATTTATACCTTAAAGACAGAGGAGGTCATGCAGGCTATTAAGTTACTCTACAAACATGCAAGATGA